A genomic region of Streptosporangium lutulentum contains the following coding sequences:
- a CDS encoding ATP-binding protein: MLGDLSLGLLWDVGRHGGRLSVLDGVDGLPGGFHRSGTTAGLLGRQAECEELDRLLAAVRVGRGRALVMRGEAGVGKSALLDCLTERASGFRVVCVAGVRSETELAFAALYSLCAPMLDLLDGLPGPQRDALGTAFGLRAGPAPDRSLIGTAALGLLAAAAGERPLVCVIDDAQWLDHASAQVLAFVGRRLYAEPVACVFAVRDDGEADELSGLPVMDVTGLSAGDARALL, from the coding sequence GTGCTCGGCGATCTGAGCCTCGGGCTTCTCTGGGACGTGGGCCGGCACGGCGGGAGACTCTCGGTCCTGGACGGCGTCGACGGCCTGCCCGGCGGCTTTCACCGCTCCGGCACGACGGCCGGCCTGCTGGGCCGGCAGGCCGAGTGCGAGGAACTCGATCGGCTGCTCGCCGCGGTTCGCGTCGGCCGGGGCCGGGCGCTGGTGATGCGCGGTGAGGCGGGGGTGGGCAAGTCGGCGCTGCTGGACTGCCTGACCGAGAGGGCCTCCGGGTTCCGGGTGGTGTGCGTCGCGGGGGTGCGGTCGGAGACGGAGCTCGCGTTCGCGGCGCTGTACTCGCTCTGCGCGCCGATGCTGGACCTGCTGGACGGCCTGCCGGGACCACAGCGCGACGCGCTCGGCACGGCGTTCGGGCTACGCGCCGGACCGGCACCGGATCGCTCGCTCATCGGCACGGCCGCACTCGGCCTGCTCGCGGCGGCGGCCGGAGAACGTCCGCTGGTGTGCGTGATCGACGACGCCCAGTGGCTGGACCACGCCTCGGCCCAGGTGCTCGCGTTCGTCGGGCGCCGGCTGTACGCGGAGCCGGTGGCCTGCGTGTTCGCGGTACGCGACGACGGTGAGGCGGACGAGCTGTCCGGGCTGCCGGTGATGGACGTCACGGGCCTGTCCGCCGGCGATGCCCGGGCGCTGCTGTGA
- a CDS encoding carboxymuconolactone decarboxylase family protein encodes MDARLNLFGNPIAAKVMKHLVSANKVIADSTLPAATQHLVRIRASQINGCGFCTDMHTKDAAHAGETSARLNLVAAWREATVFTDAERAALELTEQGTRIADAAGGVPDETWANAAKHYDEDQLAALVSLIAVINAFNRANVVVRQPAGDYQPGQFG; translated from the coding sequence GTGGATGCCCGCTTGAACCTCTTCGGCAACCCGATCGCGGCCAAGGTCATGAAGCACCTCGTCTCGGCGAACAAGGTGATCGCCGACTCGACGCTGCCGGCCGCGACGCAGCACCTGGTGAGGATCCGCGCCAGTCAGATCAACGGCTGCGGCTTCTGCACCGACATGCACACCAAGGACGCCGCGCACGCCGGGGAGACCTCGGCGCGTCTCAACCTGGTCGCCGCCTGGAGGGAGGCCACGGTGTTCACCGACGCCGAGCGCGCCGCCCTGGAGCTGACCGAGCAGGGCACCCGCATCGCCGACGCGGCCGGCGGCGTCCCGGACGAGACCTGGGCGAACGCCGCCAAGCACTACGACGAGGACCAGCTCGCCGCCCTGGTGTCCCTCATCGCCGTTATCAACGCCTTCAACCGCGCGAACGTCGTCGTCCGGCAGCCCGCCGGCGACTACCAGCCGGGCCAGTTCGGATAA
- a CDS encoding cupin domain-containing protein: protein MSTDHAHAHHLENPDKSGPPPKIDVIATVPGAPPAPEGAEAMTILVTLPPKSPGAPPHRHSGPAYGFVVKGAINFELEGEPVRVVRAGEAFWEPGGDVIHYQDGNHFADEESAFVVTMFCAPGQPMLTVVSPEELEARRDRRAPRS, encoded by the coding sequence ATGAGCACCGATCACGCCCACGCCCACCACCTCGAGAACCCCGACAAGAGCGGACCGCCGCCGAAGATCGACGTGATCGCCACCGTTCCGGGGGCGCCGCCCGCGCCGGAGGGGGCCGAGGCGATGACGATCCTGGTCACGTTGCCGCCGAAGAGCCCTGGCGCGCCGCCTCACCGGCACTCCGGGCCCGCGTACGGGTTCGTGGTCAAGGGGGCCATCAACTTCGAGCTCGAAGGCGAGCCCGTGCGGGTGGTCCGGGCCGGCGAGGCGTTCTGGGAGCCCGGTGGAGACGTGATCCACTACCAGGACGGCAACCACTTCGCCGACGAGGAGTCGGCCTTCGTGGTGACGATGTTCTGCGCGCCCGGGCAGCCGATGCTGACCGTGGTCAGCCCGGAGGAGCTCGAAGCCCGGCGAGACCGTCGCGCGCCGCGGTCATGA
- a CDS encoding LuxR family transcriptional regulator, with the protein MTKVSLTALVRDLLKRAHEVDSGRSATTVHGGHDRSLRQTVMALRQGEHIHEHEHPGEVTVHVLHGRVRLVAGPDSWDGLPGDLLVMPERRHRVEAVQDCAFLFTTAR; encoded by the coding sequence ATGACCAAGGTTTCGCTGACCGCGCTCGTTCGCGATCTGCTCAAGCGTGCCCATGAGGTGGACAGTGGCCGCAGTGCCACCACCGTCCACGGTGGACACGATCGTTCGTTGCGGCAGACCGTGATGGCGTTGCGGCAGGGCGAGCACATACACGAACACGAGCATCCCGGCGAGGTCACGGTGCACGTGCTGCACGGGCGGGTGCGGCTTGTCGCCGGGCCCGACTCGTGGGACGGACTGCCGGGCGATCTGCTGGTCATGCCCGAACGCCGTCACCGCGTGGAGGCCGTACAGGACTGCGCGTTCCTGTTCACCACCGCGCGCTGA
- a CDS encoding NlpC/P60 family protein, which yields MITTLITATILARVLAGGPQAPVDPPCPEAGDGRDRLLSEIASPDDSWRWFLERIRVVLAAACEAERAGHGATPQADRAGSEEVSRADRPESGFPSPAGWPGAGDASSAGGPESGDATWFDQTESGVAPSTGGAGSGGAPQTDPTGPGFAAGDPRADAAPFAEDNGRTVNADGSASEPPTLIRPPVAVPSATPGASRPSGPETSLTSPSPEPAEPSRSPSRPQPAEPPRSPSHSESDKRSQPPSQDPSDKRSQRLDHGQIAAIAALRQIGTPYVWGGGSSAGPTGGGFDCSGLALHAWSKAGATLTHYTGSQFKQGRRVPFSQLRPGDLVFFGGGTGDPAHVGVYVKDGVMVHAPKRGDVVKTTNFADSAYYRLHYRGAVRPALG from the coding sequence GTGATCACGACGCTCATCACCGCCACCATCCTCGCGAGAGTCCTTGCCGGGGGCCCTCAGGCGCCGGTGGACCCTCCCTGCCCGGAAGCCGGCGACGGCAGAGATCGGCTGCTCTCCGAGATCGCGTCGCCGGACGACAGCTGGCGATGGTTCCTGGAGAGGATCCGCGTCGTGCTCGCCGCCGCGTGTGAGGCCGAGCGCGCCGGGCACGGGGCCACGCCGCAGGCGGACCGGGCGGGATCCGAGGAGGTGTCACGGGCCGACCGGCCGGAGTCCGGATTCCCGTCGCCGGCCGGATGGCCAGGGGCAGGAGACGCGTCGTCGGCCGGCGGGCCTGAATCCGGGGATGCGACATGGTTCGATCAAACGGAGTCCGGGGTCGCTCCGTCGACCGGCGGGGCAGGGTCCGGAGGCGCGCCGCAGACCGACCCGACAGGTCCCGGGTTCGCGGCGGGAGACCCCCGCGCCGACGCCGCCCCCTTCGCCGAGGACAACGGGCGGACGGTGAACGCCGACGGCTCCGCCTCCGAACCACCCACCCTCATCCGCCCGCCGGTCGCCGTCCCTTCCGCGACGCCGGGGGCCTCCCGGCCTTCGGGGCCGGAGACCTCCTTGACCTCGCCTTCACCGGAGCCCGCCGAACCATCGCGGAGTCCGTCCCGGCCCCAGCCCGCCGAGCCGCCGCGGAGCCCGTCTCACAGTGAGTCCGACAAGCGATCACAGCCCCCGTCTCAAGATCCGTCCGACAAGAGATCACAACGTCTGGATCACGGACAGATCGCGGCGATCGCGGCGCTTCGCCAGATCGGCACACCGTACGTCTGGGGTGGCGGTTCGAGCGCGGGCCCGACCGGCGGCGGCTTCGACTGCTCGGGCCTCGCCTTGCACGCCTGGTCCAAGGCGGGAGCCACGCTCACCCATTACACCGGCAGTCAGTTCAAACAGGGCCGCCGCGTGCCGTTCTCCCAGCTCCGCCCCGGCGACCTGGTCTTCTTCGGGGGAGGCACGGGCGATCCCGCCCATGTGGGCGTCTACGTGAAGGACGGCGTCATGGTGCACGCTCCCAAGCGCGGCGACGTCGTCAAGACGACGAACTTCGCCGACTCCGCCTACTACCGTCTCCACTACCGAGGAGCCGTCCGCCCAGCCCTCGGATGA
- a CDS encoding response regulator transcription factor, whose amino-acid sequence MGEVLGKVLVVDDDDVIRQLIAVNLTLEGFQVETAFDGQNCLDRVLDVMPDVITLDVMMPRLDGWMTATRLRCDEGTRHIKVVLITARAQEDDKRRGLGIGVDAYLTKPFDPAELIQVVRDLALATRSG is encoded by the coding sequence GTGGGCGAGGTTCTGGGCAAGGTGTTGGTAGTGGATGACGACGACGTCATCCGGCAACTCATCGCGGTCAATCTGACCCTGGAGGGTTTCCAGGTGGAGACCGCCTTCGACGGCCAGAACTGCCTGGACCGGGTGCTGGACGTCATGCCCGACGTGATCACACTCGACGTCATGATGCCCAGGCTGGACGGTTGGATGACCGCCACCAGGCTGCGGTGCGACGAGGGCACGCGCCACATCAAGGTGGTCCTGATCACCGCGAGGGCGCAGGAGGACGACAAGCGGCGAGGGCTCGGCATCGGAGTCGACGCGTATCTCACCAAGCCGTTCGACCCCGCCGAGCTCATCCAGGTCGTCCGCGATCTGGCCCTGGCCACCCGCAGCGGCTAG
- a CDS encoding ATP-binding protein, whose protein sequence is MGWQGARSALIGRTAELDRLIAVLDAADGGLAGVALLGGDAGIGKTRLVTELAERARADGFAVLVGQCAELGDALPYLPLADALRGATGELSAAIDARPVLGRLLPGGGDLGQESTSGLTQQQLFGSMLGFLSVQPVLLVLEDLHWADQSTRDLLVFLSRMLQTERVCLIGTYRTDDLHRRHPLRRVLAELKRLPSVTAVELSPLDRGEMTDYLVTLGGTDARMMGEVVDRAEGNPFYAEELLEAASDGSSITDDLAGLLLSRVELLSDAAQGVLRGAAVAGRRVDHDLLQQVSGLENLAFDDAMREIVSRGLLRLDGEYGYAFRHALLQEVVYTDLLPGERTRAHAEFARLLTLREGAAAELAHHYLAGHDLAGALAASVEAGRRAERLGAPAEAHRHFDRALGLWDRVPDAERLAGIDHVPLATRSAVAAADSGDNHRAISQLRRLPPSAEVTERLAYFLSDTNDEEGAIAAAHAAVEMAPEGPVLARALATYARALYWSERHDEVEPLATQALEVARAAGAADAETSALITLASLAALADDIPRATGLLACATAESSGNLAIDLRAIFTYARIQYEYGDLGEAAVTTDRGMRLADETGLNWSTYGTDLRFLRFLIHYVAGEWDLAERVAAGFGIRVGTPSEATLSSFALFVEVARGLPVVEERLSWLEPFWSSDALVSYMAHGLAAEHALWRGDPEAALEHVDAVLEKLSPNDPAMIRLSTTALWALADLGRASEADGFLERARFPTVIGPGSGVRGPMGPEGLAWLARAEAEWHRAHGRFDVEAWRAVVEAFDFGFVYETARSRWRLAEALLVSGDRDSALEEWQRAVKDAASLGARPLSTALEELGRRARFVSVRSNLLTSREQEVLMLVAEGLPNREIGERLFIAPKTVSVHVSNILGKLGVSSRTQAVAAARGEGLL, encoded by the coding sequence GTGGGATGGCAAGGCGCGCGGAGCGCTCTGATCGGGCGAACGGCGGAGCTTGACCGTCTGATCGCCGTGCTCGACGCCGCCGACGGCGGGCTGGCCGGGGTGGCCCTTCTGGGGGGCGACGCGGGCATCGGCAAGACCCGGTTGGTCACGGAGCTGGCCGAGCGGGCCAGGGCCGACGGCTTCGCCGTGCTCGTCGGGCAGTGCGCGGAGCTCGGCGACGCCCTGCCGTACCTCCCGCTGGCCGACGCCCTGCGCGGCGCCACAGGGGAGCTGAGCGCGGCGATCGACGCGCGGCCGGTCCTCGGCAGGCTCCTGCCGGGCGGCGGCGACCTCGGCCAGGAGAGCACGTCGGGCCTGACCCAGCAGCAGCTCTTCGGCTCGATGCTCGGGTTCCTGTCCGTCCAGCCCGTGCTGCTGGTTCTCGAAGACCTGCACTGGGCCGACCAGTCCACTCGTGACCTGCTGGTCTTCCTCAGCCGGATGCTGCAGACCGAGCGCGTCTGCCTGATCGGCACCTACCGGACCGACGATCTCCACCGCCGCCACCCGCTGCGCCGGGTCCTCGCCGAGCTCAAGCGCCTCCCGTCGGTGACCGCCGTCGAGCTTAGCCCGCTCGACCGCGGGGAGATGACCGACTACCTGGTCACGCTCGGCGGCACCGACGCCCGGATGATGGGCGAGGTCGTCGACCGGGCGGAGGGCAACCCGTTCTACGCCGAGGAGCTTCTGGAGGCCGCCTCCGACGGCTCCTCGATCACCGACGACCTGGCCGGTCTGCTGCTCTCCCGGGTGGAGTTGCTCTCCGACGCCGCCCAGGGGGTGCTCAGAGGCGCGGCGGTCGCCGGCCGCCGCGTCGACCACGACCTGCTCCAGCAGGTCTCGGGGCTGGAGAACCTGGCCTTCGACGACGCCATGCGAGAGATCGTCTCGCGCGGGCTGCTCCGCCTCGACGGGGAGTACGGCTACGCCTTCCGGCACGCGCTCCTCCAGGAGGTCGTCTACACCGACCTGCTGCCCGGCGAGCGGACCCGGGCACACGCCGAGTTCGCCCGCCTGCTGACCCTGCGGGAGGGCGCGGCGGCCGAGCTCGCCCACCACTATCTGGCCGGCCACGATCTGGCCGGAGCCCTGGCCGCGTCCGTCGAAGCCGGGCGGCGGGCCGAACGGCTGGGCGCCCCCGCCGAGGCGCATCGCCACTTCGACCGGGCTCTCGGCCTCTGGGACCGGGTTCCCGACGCGGAGCGGCTCGCCGGAATCGACCACGTTCCGCTGGCCACCCGCAGCGCCGTCGCGGCGGCTGACAGCGGTGACAACCACCGGGCGATCTCCCAGCTGCGACGGCTCCCGCCCTCGGCCGAGGTCACCGAGCGGCTGGCCTATTTCCTCAGCGACACCAACGACGAGGAGGGGGCCATCGCCGCCGCGCACGCGGCCGTCGAGATGGCGCCCGAAGGTCCCGTGCTCGCCCGTGCGCTCGCCACCTATGCCCGCGCCCTCTACTGGAGCGAGCGACACGATGAGGTGGAACCCCTCGCCACCCAGGCTCTGGAGGTGGCGCGTGCCGCCGGCGCCGCCGACGCGGAGACCAGCGCACTGATCACGCTGGCCTCCCTCGCCGCCCTGGCCGACGACATCCCCCGTGCGACGGGGCTGCTCGCCTGCGCGACCGCGGAGAGTTCGGGCAACCTCGCCATAGACCTGCGGGCGATCTTCACCTACGCCCGGATCCAGTACGAGTACGGCGACCTCGGGGAAGCCGCCGTCACGACCGACCGAGGAATGCGGCTGGCGGACGAAACCGGGCTCAACTGGAGCACCTATGGCACCGACCTGCGATTCCTGCGGTTTCTGATCCACTACGTGGCGGGAGAGTGGGACCTGGCGGAGCGGGTCGCCGCCGGCTTCGGCATCCGCGTCGGCACTCCCTCCGAGGCGACTCTCTCGTCCTTCGCGCTCTTCGTCGAGGTGGCACGGGGCCTGCCCGTCGTGGAGGAGCGCCTCTCCTGGCTGGAGCCCTTCTGGTCCTCCGACGCGTTGGTGTCCTACATGGCCCACGGCCTGGCCGCCGAACACGCCCTGTGGCGAGGCGATCCCGAGGCCGCGCTGGAGCACGTCGACGCGGTTCTCGAAAAACTCTCCCCCAACGATCCCGCCATGATCCGGCTCAGTACCACGGCCCTGTGGGCACTGGCCGATCTGGGGCGCGCCTCGGAGGCGGACGGCTTCCTGGAGCGAGCCAGATTCCCCACCGTCATCGGCCCCGGTTCCGGCGTTCGAGGTCCGATGGGGCCCGAAGGACTGGCGTGGCTGGCCAGGGCCGAGGCGGAGTGGCACCGCGCGCACGGCCGCTTCGACGTCGAGGCGTGGCGCGCGGTGGTCGAGGCGTTCGACTTCGGATTCGTCTACGAGACCGCGCGTTCGCGATGGCGGCTGGCCGAGGCGCTGCTCGTCTCCGGTGACCGCGACTCGGCGCTGGAGGAGTGGCAGCGCGCCGTCAAGGACGCCGCGTCACTGGGTGCCCGGCCGCTGAGCACCGCCCTGGAGGAGCTGGGCCGCAGGGCCCGGTTCGTCTCGGTGCGGTCGAACCTGCTGACCTCAAGGGAGCAGGAGGTGCTCATGCTGGTGGCCGAGGGCCTTCCCAACCGCGAGATCGGCGAGCGGCTGTTCATCGCGCCCAAGACGGTGAGCGTGCACGTCTCCAACATCCTGGGCAAACTCGGTGTCTCCTCTCGCACCCAGGCCGTCGCCGCCGCCCGCGGGGAAGGCCTGCTCTGA
- a CDS encoding LysE family translocator, whose translation MIPLSTFLIFALASLALVLVPGPNHLYIAARGIAQGRAAGVASALGVETGTMVHIAAAAAGLSYVIARSATLFNVIKWAGVAYLIYLGVRALTSRQELKAREAGPQPLRTIFFEGVIVNVLNPKVILFFLAFLPQFVDPGAGAVPLQIIVLGGTLLVLGLVSDLIYAAGAGALGRRMRNRSSLLSRLSGVVYLGLGVATALSGRPV comes from the coding sequence ATGATCCCGTTGTCCACATTTCTCATCTTCGCCCTCGCATCTCTGGCACTGGTGCTGGTGCCCGGGCCGAACCACCTCTACATCGCCGCCCGGGGCATCGCACAGGGCCGGGCCGCCGGGGTCGCGAGCGCGCTCGGCGTCGAGACGGGCACGATGGTGCACATCGCCGCGGCGGCGGCCGGGCTCTCGTACGTGATCGCCCGGTCCGCGACGCTCTTCAACGTGATCAAGTGGGCCGGTGTGGCCTACCTGATCTATCTGGGCGTCCGGGCGCTGACGAGCAGGCAGGAGCTCAAGGCCCGCGAGGCCGGCCCGCAGCCACTGCGCACGATCTTCTTCGAAGGCGTGATCGTCAACGTGCTCAACCCCAAGGTGATCCTCTTCTTCCTGGCGTTCCTGCCGCAGTTCGTCGACCCCGGGGCGGGCGCGGTGCCGCTGCAGATCATCGTCCTGGGCGGCACCCTGCTGGTCCTCGGCCTGGTCAGCGACCTGATCTACGCCGCGGGCGCGGGGGCGCTCGGCAGGCGGATGCGGAACCGGTCGAGCCTGCTGAGCCGTCTCAGCGGGGTCGTCTACCTGGGACTCGGCGTCGCGACCGCGCTCTCCGGCCGCCCCGTCTGA
- a CDS encoding alpha/beta fold hydrolase, whose protein sequence is MPPIVLVHGIRVSGTMWDPVVSRLTLLGRPATAVDLPGHGSRRGEPFSMEGATTAVAAAIDALGGRALVAGLSLGGYVGIATAERFPGRVAGLVAMGCTARGPSALGAYRFAASLAARNPSLANRISAYGLRRLLPGPVGEAFVAGGLSCEVMPQVVEAVAGHDQLAALAAYPGRVWLVNGTRDPFRANERDFLRVCRNGRLILIPRRGHLGVMAAPGPLVRLLGDLCDQVGAAGAVRSDGAM, encoded by the coding sequence ATGCCGCCCATCGTCCTCGTCCATGGAATCCGGGTCAGCGGGACCATGTGGGATCCCGTCGTCTCCCGCCTGACCCTCCTCGGCAGGCCCGCCACGGCCGTGGACCTGCCCGGTCACGGCAGTCGCAGGGGCGAGCCGTTCTCGATGGAGGGGGCGACGACGGCGGTCGCCGCCGCGATCGACGCGCTCGGCGGACGGGCGCTCGTGGCCGGGCTCTCGCTGGGCGGATACGTCGGCATCGCCACCGCCGAGCGTTTCCCCGGGCGGGTGGCCGGGCTGGTGGCGATGGGATGCACGGCCCGTGGCCCGTCGGCGCTGGGCGCCTACCGCTTCGCGGCCTCGCTCGCCGCCCGGAACCCGTCGCTCGCGAACCGGATCAGCGCGTACGGCCTGCGCCGCCTGCTGCCGGGTCCGGTGGGGGAGGCCTTCGTGGCGGGAGGATTGTCATGCGAGGTGATGCCGCAGGTCGTCGAGGCCGTCGCCGGGCACGACCAGCTCGCGGCGCTGGCCGCCTACCCGGGGCGCGTGTGGCTGGTCAACGGGACCCGTGACCCGTTCCGGGCGAACGAGCGTGATTTCCTGCGCGTCTGCCGGAACGGGCGGCTGATCCTGATCCCCCGCCGAGGGCACCTGGGGGTGATGGCTGCCCCGGGGCCGCTGGTCCGGCTGCTGGGGGACCTGTGCGACCAGGTGGGGGCGGCCGGGGCGGTGCGATCAGACGGAGCGATGTGA
- a CDS encoding TetR/AcrR family transcriptional regulator, translating into MAPRKEQQIFQATLELLAAKGYEGLTVEGVAERSEVNKTTIYRWWPSKAALLAAALVQADLLVVEPPDTGSLRGDLEALVRGVAALLTRPPAAGVAVAALGAAVHHPELATAAQHFFADRFAREEAVFDRARRRGELSGTADPLLIMDLLAGAVWLRTVFRGLPLDDDFAARAVGTVLDGAASRALPGPDQGVRSGAGAPEPGGRPA; encoded by the coding sequence ATGGCACCGCGCAAGGAACAGCAGATCTTCCAGGCGACACTCGAACTCCTCGCCGCCAAGGGCTACGAAGGACTGACCGTCGAGGGAGTGGCCGAGCGCTCGGAGGTCAACAAGACCACGATCTACCGGTGGTGGCCGTCGAAGGCGGCGCTCCTCGCCGCCGCGCTGGTCCAGGCCGATCTGCTCGTGGTGGAGCCGCCCGACACCGGCAGTCTCCGAGGTGACCTGGAGGCGCTGGTCCGAGGGGTGGCCGCGCTGCTCACCCGGCCTCCGGCGGCAGGCGTCGCGGTGGCCGCGCTCGGCGCCGCCGTGCACCATCCCGAGCTCGCGACCGCGGCCCAGCACTTCTTCGCCGACCGGTTCGCGAGGGAGGAGGCCGTCTTCGACCGCGCGAGGCGGCGCGGCGAGCTCTCCGGCACGGCGGACCCCCTGCTGATCATGGATCTGCTCGCCGGTGCGGTATGGCTGCGCACGGTCTTCCGAGGACTTCCCCTCGACGACGACTTCGCCGCCAGGGCCGTGGGCACGGTCTTGGACGGCGCGGCCTCCCGGGCACTCCCCGGGCCGGATCAAGGCGTGCGGAGCGGGGCCGGAGCCCCGGAGCCCGGGGGCCGGCCGGCCTGA
- a CDS encoding Rid family detoxifying hydrolase: MSDKQELRTDQGAAPIGAYSQGLVVGDFVYTSGAGPLDPKTGEVVGTDVAEQTHQTMRNLGAILEAHGLGFDDVVKSTVHLQHLKRDFAAYNEAYKSYFTQPYPVRTTVGSDLMDILVEIDFVAYKAR; encoded by the coding sequence ATGAGCGACAAGCAGGAGCTGCGGACGGACCAGGGCGCCGCGCCGATCGGGGCGTACTCGCAGGGCCTCGTGGTCGGGGACTTCGTCTACACCTCGGGCGCGGGCCCGCTGGACCCCAAGACCGGCGAGGTCGTCGGCACCGATGTGGCGGAGCAGACCCACCAGACGATGCGGAACCTCGGCGCGATCCTTGAGGCCCACGGCCTGGGCTTCGACGACGTGGTGAAGTCGACGGTGCACCTGCAGCACCTCAAGCGCGACTTCGCCGCCTACAACGAGGCTTACAAGTCCTACTTCACCCAGCCCTATCCCGTCCGCACGACCGTCGGCTCGGACTTGATGGACATCCTGGTCGAGATTGACTTCGTGGCCTACAAGGCGCGTTAG
- a CDS encoding alanine racemase codes for MKGIVDPERAVGSSLFGGAFSFPVMVAHRSALEHNIATLAAFAGQYGLTLVPHAKTTMSPELVRAQLDAGAWGLSVATPSQVLTLREFGVSRIILANQVFDPAGLDAIAALLAGDPSFEFLCFVDSVAGVETLSKHAGTRPFRVLAELGHEGGRSGSRTLAEFLEVASAAQAADGVELAGVAGYEGALGSAAEVRTYLHRLVEALEHLRVRDPILSVGGSQWFDVIGRELAACQARIMLRSGAYVSHDDGYYRERTPYTRIEGELRAALEVWAHVLSIPEPGLAVVGFGKRDAPFDEGTPVPRGAVADATVLKVQDQHAVLRLAPDSPVKVGDLVSFGISHPCTAFDKWRIMPVVDDDYVVVDWITTFF; via the coding sequence GTGAAGGGGATCGTGGATCCCGAGAGGGCCGTGGGGTCGTCGCTGTTCGGAGGGGCGTTCAGCTTCCCCGTGATGGTGGCGCACAGGAGCGCGCTGGAGCACAACATCGCCACGCTCGCGGCCTTCGCCGGGCAGTACGGCCTGACCCTGGTCCCGCACGCCAAGACCACCATGTCGCCCGAACTGGTCCGGGCCCAGCTCGACGCGGGCGCGTGGGGGCTGTCGGTCGCCACCCCCAGCCAGGTGCTCACCCTGCGCGAGTTCGGGGTCTCCCGGATCATCCTCGCCAACCAGGTCTTCGACCCGGCCGGACTCGACGCCATCGCCGCCCTGCTCGCCGGGGACCCGTCGTTCGAGTTCCTCTGCTTCGTGGACTCGGTGGCCGGGGTGGAGACGCTCTCCAAGCATGCCGGGACCAGGCCGTTCCGGGTGCTGGCCGAACTCGGTCACGAGGGCGGGCGGAGCGGCAGCCGTACGCTCGCGGAGTTCCTGGAGGTCGCCTCGGCGGCGCAGGCGGCGGACGGCGTGGAGCTGGCGGGCGTCGCCGGATACGAGGGGGCGCTGGGGTCGGCCGCCGAGGTGCGGACCTACCTGCACCGGTTGGTGGAGGCCCTGGAGCACCTGCGGGTGCGTGACCCGATCCTGTCGGTGGGCGGCAGCCAGTGGTTCGACGTGATCGGCAGGGAACTCGCCGCCTGCCAGGCCAGGATCATGCTGCGCAGTGGCGCCTACGTCTCCCACGACGACGGCTACTACCGTGAGCGCACGCCGTACACCCGGATCGAGGGGGAGTTGCGGGCCGCGCTGGAGGTCTGGGCGCACGTGCTGAGCATCCCCGAGCCCGGCCTGGCCGTCGTCGGGTTCGGCAAGCGCGACGCGCCCTTCGACGAGGGAACGCCCGTGCCGCGCGGGGCCGTCGCGGACGCCACGGTGCTCAAGGTCCAGGACCAGCACGCCGTCCTGCGGCTCGCCCCGGACTCCCCCGTGAAGGTGGGGGATCTGGTGTCGTTCGGCATCTCCCACCCGTGCACCGCCTTCGACAAGTGGCGGATCATGCCGGTGGTGGACGACGATTACGTCGTCGTTGACTGGATTACTACGTTTTTCTAA